ctacgattgtatgaaacgagtgacggagagagccctcttaaagtctTCATTCAATCAATTTGGAAGTCAAAGAGTCTAGCATAACCACTTTTTCCATCTTGGCTTCGAGCGAACTGCCACAGAACCCCAGTCGCCTAAAAtggttaattattataatttatttatatcagGCAACatttatgatttatcaaacataCTGTATATATGTGATATTGGACTTcttctgtgttggtgttagctggcgggcgtgctctgcctttttggagtgtttttttttttttttttgttaaaactgactggaaagtgctctaagggggtgccgtgcgtttgtcggcgagcgccggcaccgACGGgttccatacttgtatagtttcccctaacttgttacaaataactacaaacttgatattggctaatctttgtaaagacaGACAAgggagcaaaaaaaaatatgtgatatTTTTCTGATATTGAGTTTTTGTACTTTTTGCTATTTCCAGGGCCAATGCGGAGATCATAATACTGGATGGGATGACCTGTGTATACAAGAGCAATGTTGACTTATTCTTTTATGTCATAGGAAGCTCACACGAGAATGaggtgattaaaaaaaaaaattttttttcaacacTTAACTACATGTAACCTTACCTAATATGCTAGTGTAaaacataggtacttaagtctaaaattaaaaaatataatcttcaaaaaaaataccGGTGGATGCgacggcctgcccgcgaaattcaaatttaatttggttattcgcaatttgtaaactaatacaacaacctaggcttatggcatttgaATTGTTGGATAGAAtgaggcgttactttgcggaagttcatgattagcaagaaacagttaaaaattattttgctataaccCGCCAGctgaaaaaatctgtatggtcaaacatgcagttacaagctaagcgccgcttacctccccaaccaagcaataaagccaagttctcaagcaagcactgccaccaccactcacatgcacaaccacacaagacttttccactactctcgacgcacgtttcgccccgacaccggagcatcctcaggagatttcgactttacaatgctgtattgtcaagacaatacagcattgtttCTTGCATTtgaattgcgccaatggcagtatcatcctcacaggtttatatgaacatctttacttgaaagggtccagtttaagaaattagctctagtatcgactaatttgtgagaactAGTACCATTTATaggtaactagctgatacccgcgacttcgttcgcgtggatgaaggttttttaaaattcccgtggggactctttgattttccgggataaaaagtagccaatgtgctaatccagggtataatctatctccattctatatttcagcccaatccgtccagtagtttttgcgtggagtatcaaacacacacacacacacacacacacacacatacacacaaactttctcctttataatattagtgtgatagctataatatgtataatgtatatgttgAAACATCATAGCAGGTACCTAGTAGCATTACGTAATAGCCTAtatgcatgcctttcagcccgatcggtCCAATAGTTTAAGCTGTGTGTTAATAGATCAAtcaggaaccctaaaaaggttaaAATATCCTATTAAATTACAGAAAACTTATTATAATTTCAGTTAATCCTTCAATCAGTACTGAACGCCCTGTACGAGTCAGTCAGTATTCTGCTCAGAAGAAATGTAGAGAAGCGCATACTTATGGACAGTTTGGATGCTGTGATGTTGGCGTTTGATGAAATCTGTGATGGAGGGTGAGTagctatcattatcatcatcaacacatTGACAGCTTACTACTgtgcacgggtctcttctcagacctTAGTGATTCAAGCATAATATAAAAAGcggccaagggcgagtcagactcgcgcatcgagggttccgtacctcaaaaaaaacaACGGAACACTAATAGCATCActcttttgtctgtctgtcgtgacggacggacagacagtcaacaaagttatcctataatggttccgttttttcctcttgagggccggaaccctaaaaatcggaggtcccgcgggatttttgaaaacatattaaatccacgcgggcatcagtAACcgataaaacaccgataagcgaGCTACATTGCGTCGGTGCTTTTGGCCAAAAGAAAGTTTTTGCAAACTTCAAAAAAGAATCAATAAAATCCTGACtaatgagcctcaatagctcaacggttgaggagcgggctgaattccgaaaggtcggcggttcaaaccccaccccttgcactattgtcgtacctactcctaacacagctttgcgcttagttggaggggaaaggggaatattagtcatgattagcatggctgataatcttttttttttaatggtgaaataattttactttcaGCATCATCCTGGACTCCGACCCGACCTCCATAGTGGGTCGAGCCGCCCTACGCACTGAGGACGTGCCTCTGGGCGAACAGACCGTAGTTCAGGTAATGGACAACTTTAATAAGCTTTTCTGGTGATTTCCTTTGTACAttcatacagggtgtaaccgaAACGCTAGCCAAAACGAAGATAGGTGATAGTGTTGACTagcctatgcccgcgacttcgcccgtgtggaattaggtttttcgaaatcccgtgggaactctttgattttccgggataaaaagtagcttatgtgctaatccaggatgttatctatctccattccaaatttcagccaaatccaattagtagtttttgcgtgaaggagtaacaaacatacacacatacacacaaactttcgcctttataatattagtgtgatgattactgataagataccataaagaaactacgaaaaaaattaaaaaaaaacctatatttttttcaaaagttcacgatatgtatattgcaaataaaacatctggctgacgctagaggtcaacaaaaGTTTCGTATATAGGTCACTccaagtcaatgccgcgtcaaTGCAGtagggcattgacccgagttttgcacgctatacaatgcgggtttgaaaaatactaaatcactaaaactacaagataatagttattggcattgaattgtgttaaggtagaataataataacg
The DNA window shown above is from Maniola jurtina chromosome 27, ilManJurt1.1, whole genome shotgun sequence and carries:
- the LOC123878959 gene encoding coatomer subunit zeta-1 isoform X1 produces the protein MVYTTMEGALFEPTLYIVKGMCILDNDGNRILAKYYDKNVLPTAKEQKAFEKNLFNKTHRANAEIIILDGMTCVYKSNVDLFFYVIGSSHENELILQSVLNALYESVSILLRRNVEKRILMDSLDAVMLAFDEICDGGIILDSDPTSIVGRAALRTEDVPLGEQTVVQVLQSAKEQLKWSLLK
- the LOC123878959 gene encoding coatomer subunit zeta-1 isoform X2, whose protein sequence is MVYTTMEGALFEPTLYIVKGMCILDNDGNRILAKYYDKNVLPTAKEQKAFEKNLFNKTHRANAEIIILDGMTCVYKSNVDLFFYVIGSSHENELILQSVLNALYESVSILLRRNVEKRILMDSLDAVMLAFDEICDGGIILDSDPTSIVGRAALRTEDVPLGEQTVVQAIYNIMNNNY